A stretch of Nitrospirota bacterium DNA encodes these proteins:
- the pstB gene encoding phosphate ABC transporter ATP-binding protein PstB, with the protein MNELTEFEVKGLNFYYSGNVHALKDIGLPVYKNQVTALIGPSGCGKTTLLRCFNRMHDLYPGNKYAGEILFKGNNILSEDVDLIDLRSRIGMVFQKPTPFPMSIFDNIAYGLRLKGIKKISDLSERVERALNHAALWDEVKDKLHANAYELSGGQQQRLVIARALAVEPEVLLFDEPTSALDPISTAKIEDLISNLEKEVTIIIVTHNMQQAARISDWTGFMMLGDLIEFDRTDRIFTNPSQKLTEEYITGRFG; encoded by the coding sequence ATGAATGAACTTACAGAGTTTGAAGTAAAAGGACTCAATTTCTATTATTCGGGAAACGTTCACGCCCTGAAAGATATCGGCCTGCCGGTTTATAAAAATCAAGTCACCGCGCTCATCGGGCCGTCCGGCTGCGGGAAGACCACGCTCCTCAGATGCTTTAACCGAATGCATGACCTGTATCCGGGGAATAAATACGCAGGGGAGATCCTGTTTAAGGGCAATAATATTTTATCGGAAGATGTTGACCTGATCGATCTCAGGAGCCGCATCGGGATGGTGTTTCAGAAACCCACCCCTTTTCCCATGAGCATTTTCGACAATATCGCTTACGGGCTGAGGCTGAAAGGCATAAAGAAAATATCAGACCTTTCGGAAAGGGTGGAGCGGGCGCTTAATCACGCGGCGCTCTGGGATGAAGTTAAAGACAAGCTCCATGCAAACGCTTATGAACTGTCCGGCGGGCAGCAGCAGAGACTTGTTATTGCGCGCGCGCTCGCAGTGGAACCGGAGGTCCTGCTCTTTGATGAGCCGACATCCGCCCTCGACCCGATATCCACGGCAAAGATTGAAGACCTTATCTCAAATCTGGAGAAAGAGGTCACGATCATTATTGTCACACACAACATGCAGCAGGCCGCGAGGATCTCCGACTGGACGGGCTTTATGATGTTAGGTGATTTGATAGAATTTGATCGAACTGATAGAATTTTTACTAACCCTTCACAAAAACTCACTGAAGAATATATAACCGGGAGGTTCGGATAA
- the phoU gene encoding phosphate signaling complex protein PhoU has protein sequence MTVRSEELIHLKEMLLKMAALVESAIQNSVQSLVERDSDLAGRVIEGDKAINTFDVKIDEECVRLLALKQPMGKDLRFITTAMKITSDLERIGDNAVNIAERALELNEEPLLKPYIDIPRMSRIAQGMVRDTINAFINEELRLARDVIIRDDEVDDLNEMVWKELMFIMTQDPYTVSRAVKISYVSKYLERIADHATNIAEMVIYLVEGKIIRHMLPGQI, from the coding sequence ATGACTGTAAGAAGCGAGGAACTGATTCACCTCAAGGAGATGCTGCTGAAGATGGCGGCGCTTGTCGAATCCGCAATACAAAACTCCGTGCAATCACTTGTTGAGAGGGATTCGGACCTGGCCGGCCGTGTCATAGAAGGCGATAAGGCCATAAATACATTTGATGTCAAGATAGACGAAGAATGCGTAAGGCTGCTTGCCCTGAAACAGCCTATGGGCAAGGACCTGCGGTTCATCACGACCGCAATGAAGATCACTTCTGATCTCGAAAGGATCGGAGACAACGCGGTAAATATCGCCGAGAGGGCGCTTGAATTAAACGAAGAGCCCCTCCTGAAACCCTATATAGATATCCCCAGGATGAGCAGGATAGCGCAGGGCATGGTGCGTGATACGATCAATGCCTTTATCAATGAGGAGCTGCGCCTCGCAAGGGACGTGATCATCCGGGATGATGAAGTCGACGACCTCAACGAGATGGTCTGGAAGGAGCTGATGTTCATCATGACCCAGGACCCTTATACGGTGTCCAGGGCGGTGAAAATAAGTTATGTCTCAAAATATCTGGAGAGGATCGCCGACCACGCGACCAACATCGCGGAGATGGTCATCTACCTGGTTGAGGGGAAAATCATCCGGCATATGCTGCCGGGCCAGATTTAG